The Alphaproteobacteria bacterium US3C007 genomic interval AGAGGAATCATGACCAGCACGCCGATTGAATATTTCAACGACTACGTTGCCACGATAAACCCATCTGGCGCTTCCTCTATTGTGCTGGCCTGCGAGCACGCCTCTTCTTACATTCCTGCTGCCTACAACGCTTTGGGTCTGACCGCGGAAGACCAGAGCAGCCATGCGGCCTGGGATCCAGGGGCTTTAGGTGTTGCACAAAAGCTATCTCACCTATTGAACGCAGTTTTGGTGGCCAGCCAAGCATCGCGCTTATTATATGACTGTAACCGCCCTCCAAGCGCGACAAGCGCCATGCCAACGCGCAGCGAGTTGATCGATATCCCCGGAAATAAAGATCTTTCCGCCACCGAAAAATCACAGCGAGTCAAGTTGTTTTATGAACCTTTTCGCGAACAATTGCATCAAGCCATGATGCGGCGACCTGATCCCATTTTGGTAACGGTTCATAGCTTTACGCCCGTTTATTTTGGCAAGCCAAGAGCCTTGAAAATAGGCATTTTACACGATTCGGATACCCGGCTTGCGGATGCAATGCTGGATATTTCCAACGAAGAACGTGACAAAAATATAAAGCGTAACGCCCCTTATGGGCCTGAGGACGGCGTAACACATACCCTGCAAGAACACGCGATTTCGCGCGGCCATCTCAACGTTATGCTAGAAATCCGCAATGATTTAATCGCAACAGACGATCAACAAAACACCGTGGCAAAAATGATCGCGAAATGGATTGATCGCGCCTGCAGCCGCTTAGGCGTGCCCGGAGATGTACAATGTCGCGCCTGATGCAGCTTTATATTGCGTCGATTGACGGGGTCAATTTGCGGATTGGACGTATCGTGATGTACGGTATTTTTGTTTTGATGGGCATTTTATTATGGTCTTCGATCAGCAAAACATTTTTCTTACCCTCTTTATGGACGTTAGAAATGGCCCAATTTACCATGGTGGCCTACTATATTTTAGGGGGGCCTTATTCCCTACAAATGGGATCGAACGTGCGCATGGATTTATTTTACGGCACGTGGTCTTTGCGCAAAAAAGCTTGGTTTGATTTGCTGACTGTTTTGTTTTTGATCTTCTATCTTGGGGTTCTGCTTTATGGCGCAATCAGTTCCACGGCCTATTCATTGGGATATTGGGGCACCGAGCCGTTCTCGTTTTTTGCAGGATTGCTCACCGGCGCTGAAGAAATCGGCCGGATGGAGCGCTCATCAACGGCTTGGCGCCCTTACATGTGGCCCATCAAAGCTTTGATGATCGTAGGCATGTTTTTAATGCTGCTGCAATGCCTGTCAGAATTGTTCAAAGATATTCTGCGCGTTAAGGGTGAAGCCATCTGATGCCGTATGAAATGATCGCCACGCTGATGTTTTCCACCATGATGCTGATGCTGCTTACAGGGCAGCGGGTGTTCGGCGCCATCGGGTTTGTTGCGGTGGCTGCCGCATTGCTGCTTTGGGGGGATAAAGGCGGTTTTGACATAGGCTTCTCTGCCGCGATGAAATTGATGAAATGGTACCCATTGCTGACGCTGCCTATGTTTATTTTTATGGGTTATGTGCTGTCAGAAAGTAAAATTGCGGATGATCTTTACAGAATGTTCCACGTTTGGATGGGCGGCCTTCGCGGCGGTTTGGCGATCGGAACCATCGGATTAATGGTGCTGATTTCAGCCATGAATGGGCTCAGCGTTGCCGGTATGGCGATCGGCTCGACGATTGCGCTGCCCGAACTTTTGAAACGAGGTTATGATAAGCGCATGGTCACCGGCGTGATCCAGGCCGGCTCTAGCCTTGGTATTTTGGTGCCGCCCTCGGTGGTTCTGGTGCTCTATGCGATGATTGCACGTCAACCGGTTGGACAGCTTTGGTTGGCCGGTGTCATACCCGGATTGATGATGGCGGCTTTATTCATCCTCTATATTACTGTGCGGTGCCGTATAAACCCCGTACTTGGCCCTGTTCTGGATGCCAGCGAGCGCGATATTCCTCAGGCCGAAAAGATGCGGCTTCTGCGGGCTGGATTGCTGCCGGTGATGATCTTTGCCGTCATGATGGTGCCCTTTGTAAATGGCTGGACATCGCTGGTGGAAAG includes:
- a CDS encoding N-formylglutamate amidohydrolase, which translates into the protein MTSTPIEYFNDYVATINPSGASSIVLACEHASSYIPAAYNALGLTAEDQSSHAAWDPGALGVAQKLSHLLNAVLVASQASRLLYDCNRPPSATSAMPTRSELIDIPGNKDLSATEKSQRVKLFYEPFREQLHQAMMRRPDPILVTVHSFTPVYFGKPRALKIGILHDSDTRLADAMLDISNEERDKNIKRNAPYGPEDGVTHTLQEHAISRGHLNVMLEIRNDLIATDDQQNTVAKMIAKWIDRACSRLGVPGDVQCRA
- a CDS encoding TRAP transporter small permease subunit, producing the protein MSRLMQLYIASIDGVNLRIGRIVMYGIFVLMGILLWSSISKTFFLPSLWTLEMAQFTMVAYYILGGPYSLQMGSNVRMDLFYGTWSLRKKAWFDLLTVLFLIFYLGVLLYGAISSTAYSLGYWGTEPFSFFAGLLTGAEEIGRMERSSTAWRPYMWPIKALMIVGMFLMLLQCLSELFKDILRVKGEAI
- a CDS encoding TRAP transporter large permease subunit, whose translation is MPYEMIATLMFSTMMLMLLTGQRVFGAIGFVAVAAALLLWGDKGGFDIGFSAAMKLMKWYPLLTLPMFIFMGYVLSESKIADDLYRMFHVWMGGLRGGLAIGTIGLMVLISAMNGLSVAGMAIGSTIALPELLKRGYDKRMVTGVIQAGSSLGILVPPSVVLVLYAMIARQPVGQLWLAGVIPGLMMAALFILYITVRCRINPVLGPVLDASERDIPQAEKMRLLRAGLLPVMIFAVMMVPFVNGWTSLVESSAIGAMAAFLAAILKGRMTREVFENSIRNTLGITCMFMWIILAALAFGAVFDGLGAVKAIESVFTERLNLSPLMILILMQLSFILMGTFLDDTAMLVIVAPLYVPLVGALGFDLIWYGILYTITTQIAYMTPPFGYNLFLMRAMAPPEISLKDIYASITPFVLIMVCALILIMIFPSIATWLPDYVYNQP